The following are from one region of the Bacteroidales bacterium genome:
- a CDS encoding glucose-6-phosphate isomerase: MKTKIDFTLIENFISEKDFNNIEPEIKKSWELLTTKTGAGSDFTGWIDFPSKEKNSELLLKKIEATCEKVKNFNPDTILVIGIGGSYLGTRAIYDALTPAFCTRTPEIIFAGHQIDGHYHANLLNYLEKRNTVVVVISKSGTTTEPAIAFRLIRTFMEKKYGNESSQRIIVVTDKNKGALKSLANTKGYETFEIPSDIGGRFSVLTAVGLLPLGLCGFSIREIINGAAECEKELLSKNSIQDNIAMRYAAIRQILYRLGKTTEIQSSFYPQLATFSEWWKQLFGESEGKNQKGIFPASVVFSTDLHSLGQYIQDGTRNIFESFLSVNKIPKDVNIPVLNSNDDELLYLEGKSMSYVNNIAEKATQIAHAQGGVPVISFDIPELSEYYLGELMYMFEFSCALSAYTMGVNPFDQPGVEAYKSKMFEMLGK; the protein is encoded by the coding sequence ATGAAAACAAAAATAGATTTTACACTAATTGAAAATTTTATTTCTGAAAAAGATTTCAATAATATTGAACCAGAAATAAAAAAATCATGGGAATTATTAACAACCAAAACAGGTGCAGGCTCTGATTTTACAGGTTGGATTGATTTTCCTTCAAAAGAAAAAAACAGCGAATTATTATTGAAAAAAATTGAAGCAACTTGCGAAAAAGTTAAAAATTTTAATCCCGACACTATTTTGGTTATAGGAATAGGTGGTTCATATTTAGGTACACGAGCTATATATGATGCTCTCACGCCTGCTTTTTGCACCAGAACTCCTGAAATAATTTTTGCAGGACATCAAATTGACGGGCATTACCACGCTAATTTGCTTAATTATTTAGAAAAAAGAAATACTGTTGTAGTGGTTATTTCAAAATCGGGCACAACAACAGAACCAGCCATTGCTTTTCGACTAATTAGAACTTTCATGGAGAAAAAATATGGCAACGAATCTTCGCAGAGAATCATTGTTGTAACCGACAAAAACAAAGGTGCTTTAAAATCTTTAGCAAACACAAAAGGTTACGAAACATTCGAAATTCCTAGCGATATTGGCGGACGCTTTTCTGTTTTAACAGCCGTTGGACTTCTCCCGCTGGGTTTATGCGGCTTTTCAATAAGAGAAATTATAAACGGAGCTGCAGAATGTGAAAAGGAATTGCTCTCAAAAAATTCTATTCAAGACAATATTGCAATGAGATATGCGGCGATAAGGCAAATATTGTATAGATTAGGAAAAACTACCGAAATACAAAGTTCTTTTTATCCGCAGCTAGCAACATTTAGCGAATGGTGGAAACAATTATTTGGAGAAAGTGAAGGAAAAAATCAAAAAGGCATTTTCCCTGCATCTGTTGTGTTTTCTACAGATTTACATTCACTTGGGCAATATATCCAAGATGGAACAAGAAACATTTTTGAGTCGTTTTTATCTGTCAATAAAATTCCAAAAGATGTTAATATCCCTGTATTAAACAGCAATGACGATGAATTGCTTTATCTTGAAGGAAAAAGCATGAGCTATGTAAATAATATTGCTGAAAAAGCGACACAAATTGCCCATGCACAAGGTGGCGTTCCTGTAATCAGCTTTGATATTCCAGAACTTTCTGAATATTATTTAGGCGAGCTAATGTATATGTTCGAATTTTCATGTGCATTAAGCGCTTACACAATGGGCGTTAATCCTTTTGACCAACCCGGAGTTGAGGCATATAAATCAAAAATGTTTGAAATGTTAGGCAAGTAA